The Solea senegalensis isolate Sse05_10M linkage group LG12, IFAPA_SoseM_1, whole genome shotgun sequence DNA segment AGACGTATTTGCCTGAGGAGAGTGGTAAGTGAAAGTCATGATGACTGTCACCATGGAAACTGGTCAAGAAGTGAGTTCTTCCAAGATAAAACTTCATGGAGCTCCACCCTCCAGCCCCCCCATTAAGCCCCATCTGACTGGAAGAGAGTGTCTGTTTCCAGTAATACTGTGTCAAGGCATGCGTCACTGTTTGACCCGATGGCAAAGCACAGAAAAGCCAAACTGTCCTGCTGAGTGACTAATGGGCTCATGGTGGTTTACTAAAACAACCCCTGAACCGACCAGTGAATCCTTTATTCATCTGGACATGGTTAGAATTCACCCTCGAGAAATCATTCACCAGTATCCGCCCTCCTGGATGAAACACACTCACTAATTCAATACCCGATCTCCTGGATCTACAGTGTTGCCAACAGTGGCACACCAATCCTGAGACACCTCACTAACATATCATTACAAACATTAATGTGTTGTCACCTCTCTCATATTCCTTTTGACGACAAGAGTGCTCAAAACGTTTATGAATTAATAGCAGAAATGTGGTTATGAATTTGGTTTTAATCAAACAGAATTTTCATAAATTCTAGTGGTCTTTATACCTAATTCATCAGAAAGCAGACACTTTAATTGAGAATAAAGTTTTTAAATACTGTCTTTAAATAATGGATTTTGACATTAACTGAATTCAGTACACATTCCCTCAGGTATTTAGTTTTTAGCTTCTCCAAAACGTTAAAAATCAATTTATAATGTCCCATGCATTTTGTAGAATGTGTCTCTCATGTGTGCATGTCATACATAGAGCAGGGTAGTGTTGAGTGCTTTTACTTCACATTCCAATGAAAAATAATTCACTACATGGCTCCTGAATTCCCACAACACAAATCAAGAAAATTAATTTCCAGGATTTGAGATATTATGGGGGTCACAAACAAAGTCAGAATTAAGAATATGTATTTGCAACCAACAGTACTTCACCACTATGTGAccaatgaattaatgaatgaatgaatccctCTAAAATTATTTACACACATCAATAAACCAAAaatctgatttctttttttttttagtttactgATGACATGTGATGTTCCATGAGATGTATGAAAATCTGTCtagacaaatacaaaacaaagccTCAAATAAATATCTCTAAAAAGAAAACGTGAAACAAACATAGCAAATATAACAACATCATTTTCATCTTTAGGcaaataatatataatcagGAAAAgaatattaaatgtatgttcTTTTCCTGTTCCAATCACGATTTTCATTGGCATTGTTGTTGTAGTTCCCCCAGACGCCGCGTAGTGACGCTGTGAGGTCGTAAACCACCCTTTCTTGCATTGTCAGTCACTTCCGGCAGTCACTTCCAGCACTTCCCGCTCCGTTGCGACTCAACCACGTCCCGTGACTTATTCTAGTTTATTcaggtttcatttttttctggaATAAACCCACTGCGGCGGCGGACTCTGATGGCGCAGACCGATGTGAACACGTCTGAGGGGCCATAAATGTGTCGTTAAACTTGTGACGGACGAATCATGTGGAGAGTCCACGGTTTTGTTGGAAGAGGTGAGAGAAATGCCAAATACACCTGAGGAACTCACACTGTCATGTTGTTTCTAGTCGGATGTTAATTATTAGTTAGTACGCGTTAACTGTTTAACTAGCAGTGAGTGGAGGTCTGTGTGAGTGGGTGGTGCAGTTACTTGACACTGGCAGCAGGTTTATTTTTGGTTGGTGTCAGTTCCTTTTGTACGGACATGTCTGGCATTTCTGTCTATTTCCAAACTGTCACTGAGCTGCATCACTATCCTGCTACACAATAATGCACTCCACTGAAATGTGAACTCACAATTTTAACTGGCTGCATTAAACACCTACATCGATGAATGCATGATGTGTGGTCACGAGTATTTACACTGAGAGTAAAACGTATAAAACGATCACATTAGTTTGATAAGTGGTTGTATGCTCTTGCTGGTTTGCTAGTGACACCAGGGCTACAGCAATTGATCGATTAGAAATTGATAACTTGATAAAAGGTCttctttatttgttaaatgGTTTCCAATTTGATTTATACAATCAAAATCATAATCAATTTAGCTTGTGACtattttgtggtttgtttgatCCTCTTTGGTGGTAAAATGCATTatatggacaaaacaactacttgattaattgagtaaataatggacagaatattccattatgaaaatacttATTATTTGCAGCCCTATGTGACTTTATAAGGCTTTATAAAAACCTGACAGAGAACCTGGCATAGACACATATACCCTGTATGTTATTTAGTAAAAAATTTGTATCACACTGTAAAATGACCTTAATCTTCAATATACCTAGAAatcttaaaataatgtattttcatATGCATGTAATAATTCAACAAAAGACAGTTAATACAAATGAGTTTACGTTAATGGGTGATTAatacattgttttcttttgggaACCAATATTTGTTCATAAACTTAAAAACGAACTTATCTTAAATAGCTCTCAAATTACTTAAAATACAAGCTTTCTGTACAAGAATTTATAGAACAAGAGATAGTGGTCTATTCATGCATTTTTGTCCATGGGATTTTCTGCCTTGGTTCAGCCTCCTGTCTTTTAAACAGTGACAATTTAAATTTTTTCTCCTGCCACCTCGCAGTTCTACATCGATGCAATGGCAGCGCCCCCCTGCGACTGACCCAGAGCCACCACGTGGAGGATGAAGTCTTCAACAGCTCAGCTGTCCTCTCCACCTCTCGACAATCCTCCGACAGCAGGTGTTACACATCTCCCTGCTTTATTTGACACTGTCCAGATTATTATATAAgtgaaggggggggggagagaaaatgaaaaggcCTGAGCATTACTTTGAGCTCTGTATTTTTTCCTTCAAACTATTGGTCGTATTGGCTGATAAAAAGAGAACCTTTGAATTAAGATCAAGCCTCAGACACTGCCCTCATCTCTATCCTATGTTTTTGTTCCTTGATCCCTGTTTGAACCTGTGCCTTCTATGTAGCTCATTCACTGCCACATTTCAGCTGTTTGCATCATACAGTAGCATCTGCTGTGAAGGAAGATTAGTCAAAGGAACAACCACGTGTCCTAAACAGAATTTTTATGACATCTCCATAGCACGGACTGTAAATCGAAACAAAACCAcattgttgattgttttttttcctctcagctcTCACAATGAgcaggatggagggaggaggaagaaacaCAGAACCTTTCAGTTTGGCTATGCTGAGCTTCCACAATACACAGTGCTGGATGCTGTGGGATGGGTATGTCTGTTACTGCATCAATTAGAAATGTTGAACCAACCACTGCCAGTCCAACATATGGGGGTTTGCTGATATATTGACATGCAGTTGTGTGATGTTGTAAAACAGGCTAAATAATTGTTAAACATGATTACAGAATGAAATTGTGAATGCCTCCACTTGCAGTTTCCAAACAAACAGATGAGGAAAAGGCTCAAAACACACAcgtcattttcaaatgaatgtcaACTACTGTTACTAATAAAGAATAATCAGGCAGCAATTACTAAagattttaaaattgtcattGATTCAGTGCCCTGTTTTGGACTTTGACTGAACAAAGCATTAACACAATAGTCGgttattctgtgtgtttgtgtgaaaatattGGGTTATCATACAGACAGGATAGGTGATGTAAATTATGTCATGATGGTTAGCAGGGTGTTATGGGTAATGATAGCTGTGCTAGACtagtaacagcagcaggttGAAGTCCTACCTAGCAGCTCTGATGTCTCTCCACAGGGGGCAGCAGCAATTCTGTTTATGCAGATCTGCAAGAGGATCCACTCTCGGTTCTCATCAGGCACAGAACCCGGTCTGATCCCTGGAGCCTTAAATGCCCCCTCTTCCCTGCCAAAGTGTGGCTACCGCATCCTGTTGGAAATCtgtgagtactttttttttagttattgtaACAAAGCAATAAATCCACAAATTCTTTATCTTCATGTCAATTCATGAGATGTGTTTTCAGAATAGATAAACAACgtctgttgtttttccctttcattGTGTTGCACAGTGTCCAGGCGTGATGTCCTGCCCAGAGGAAAGAGATTATTGTGCCTTCAGGGGGCGCCAGAACGACAGAACCAAGATCAAACCAAGGCtcatcagagcagcagcagcagcagcagcagcagttcaggTGGTGCCAgtcatcacagcagcagtgagggtCAGACCACATGCAGCTCCATCTctgaccaccagagggcactCCTCAACCAGAATTCACCTATACCTGGTTtgtcttttactgttttttgtttttttttagttgaaaTGGAGTTTGAAGACGGTGTAATATGAAATCTAATATTGTGTCGTAGTATTTGTGGgtgcagtaaaataaataatacattcattatCGTAGACACAGAGGAACCACTTCTCTCGGCATCCCATCCTCTCCAGAATGACATCAACACAGAGACTAAAGAAGATGGTCACAAGGTGAGAGTTGCCTTACATTAGTTTATGAGAGGgctattttaaagacaaaagttattttgtttattcttcCAAAAAATGTACTGGTttgttaataaatattaaaaaaagtcaaatcctCTTCTGTGTTTGCAGGACATGTCTGAGGAGAGGCTGGAAGAAGCAACAATGAACCTCAGACATGTGGGAGACAGCAGTGTGTCCGTTATTCTCAACATCATTggtaatgaaagaaaaaaaaacattttaaaacaaaccaaatacaCCCGCACTCTCTTCTCTTTGGTTAATATGTAACATCTCTGTGTCCGCTGCAGGTCTAGAAAGTGCCAAGAGGGAGAACTATGAGGAAGCATTCACCTGTTTCCTCGCTGCAGCGCAGCACGGTTACACTAAAGCCCAGTTTAATGTTGGTGTGTGCTATGAGAAAGGCAGAGGAGTCAGCAAGGACAGAGAGAAGGTGAGAATCCAGATGAGTGAGTCATCATTCTGAAACTAATCAGAATTTCTCTTCGTCTATATCAGAGGTCAGTGAGGCCCCCTTTACATCTGGCATTagattgtgttttctgtgatcagatagcgaTCGGATAATGCTTCACCGTAAGCATTTTAGTGAGGCCTCAGagatgatgttttatttttccaggcTCTGTATTACTACAGAGAGGCAGCAGGCGGTGGTCATGCACAGGCTCAGTACCGCTATGCAAAGCTTCTCCTGACCAGCAGAGTGCAGAGTTTAGAGGAGCTGAACACGGCCATCGACCTCCTGGaacatgctgctgcagctggactCACAAAGGTAGAAGTCATGAAACTAAAATCTGGGAATTGCAAATAATTTGCGTAGCAttcactgctgtgaaacaaGTATGACGTGCACCAGTGTTGATGACAGTAAACCATTTCTAATCTTATCAGCAACTTATGGTTTTCAAGCCAACTTGTAGACAAATGTGTAAATCAGAGAACTAGTGAATAAAGTAAAGATTCTCCTGCTTTCTTGCATTGTTGATGTTTACATTGTTCCCACAGATCCTTGAAATTCTTGAAATCTTTGAAAGTTTGTGTATTTGGGGGATAAAAAAACTGATGTcagggaaatgcaaattccaagatctctgccTCACCAAAGAACATTGCAGAGTGTGCTGcgaatcaataaaagtggacgccacgGGAGAAGCGGCTCTCACAAGTTGCCTTCCCATCTTAAGCCGTGTCAGCACAGTCAGTTCttgaatttgaaggaattaGTCCTGAAACTTTGATTtcaatttgatgtcaaccaaggtgtgggaaccctgttttTACGATACAGTCCTATTTGCTCATTTGATGCCCAACCAACAAAAGAGTAAATGTGACATTGTTCTGTTATTCAGGGTGAGACATGTCCTGTGACCTGATAAACCTTGCATAATTTGAAAATACAAGAAtggaacaaaatgaaaaactcaAACAATCGAAAGATATGAGCAGTTGTTTGTCCTCCTCGGACTAAAACCACGTCCCCTTTTTAAATGTCTCCCTTCAGGCTCAGCTCTGCCTTGCATCAGTTTATTCCCAGAAGCTAGTAAGAGACGGGAGCAAGTCAGTCCTGTACCTGAAGATGGCAGCACAGGACGGGGTGAGTTCCTTTCTAGATGATTCTAGGTTTTTATCAATGGCCTTATTTGTGGGGgccccctctcttcctccatccCCATGCAGTATGTCAGCTCTTCTCATTTAGAAAATGTTTCTCAAAGCCTGTTTTTGTGCGCAGGATGACACTGCCCTGCTGTTCCTGGGTCAGTGTCATGAGCATGGTTTTGGGGTGCAGCAGA contains these protein-coding regions:
- the dele1 gene encoding death ligand signal enhancer, with protein sequence MWRVHGFVGRVLHRCNGSAPLRLTQSHHVEDEVFNSSAVLSTSRQSSDSSSHNEQDGGRRKKHRTFQFGYAELPQYTVLDAVGWGAAAILFMQICKRIHSRFSSGTEPGLIPGALNAPSSLPKCGYRILLEILSRRDVLPRGKRLLCLQGAPERQNQDQTKAHQSSSSSSSSSSGGASHHSSSEGQTTCSSISDHQRALLNQNSPIPDTEEPLLSASHPLQNDINTETKEDGHKDMSEERLEEATMNLRHVGDSSVSVILNIIGLESAKRENYEEAFTCFLAAAQHGYTKAQFNVGVCYEKGRGVSKDREKALYYYREAAGGGHAQAQYRYAKLLLTSRVQSLEELNTAIDLLEHAAAAGLTKAQLCLASVYSQKLVRDGSKSVLYLKMAAQDGDDTALLFLGQCHEHGFGVQQNLRTAIEFYRQAAQAGNKEAKRLLMPPNGTDVKVGDAVLRSISSAPCFYRQPQQPSLSSLASRVPPSTSHPTTLPALPHSWSTGSLCVSQTLSSAPLHLHPHSTVGRTCQWTVGIG